Proteins co-encoded in one Opitutus terrae PB90-1 genomic window:
- a CDS encoding carbohydrate-binding protein — MPPLARLVVLALVCTFALAPAFARPVHLAFDPQDEPVGFAARELESALIRRGFEPHRLDLTASLLPSDADAIVLASADSPLVRAAVAAQAIAPPGDLRAEGFSLRIARHEPRRTWIIAPDSAGLMYGGLETAELIRTRGLEAITDRDSNPHFAERGVKFNLPLDARTPSYTDASDSAQQNIATVWDLGFWHDFIDRLARDRYNLISLWNLHPFPSLVRVPEYPDVALADVQRSTAKWDEFYSTWAVGLDAPEILDHVETLKRMTIEEKIAFWREVMRYGRSRNVKFYLITWNVFLNGTGAGARPPSAAPDSGVSPASRYGFTTALDNAATIDYFRRSVRELLLTYPDLAGIGLTTGENMLDATPAQKEQWAFRTYGQGVLDALAVQPDRRITFIHRQHEAAAREIAQTFAPLIAHQGVDFVYSFKYAEAHALSSTRQNFHERFLADIGDQPVLWTLRNDDAYVFRWGAPDFVREFIQNMPGTPTRGFYYGSDQWIWGREFLDVNRASDAPRPLEIEKHWYHWLLWGRLGYDPALPNERLIALLAEQFPSVDAAKLFAAWQDASMIYPLTTGFHWGRFDFQWYIEAARSRPEPAQTPTGFHDINRFISLPPHPTTGNVSIPDYVDAITHGREIGGITPLQVADQLNAHAARALALVDEISAIGDSTLQVTLDDIRSMAHLGGYYAHKIRAATELALSRAKPTPDQHATIARELNQAAFHWRNFASLALAHYRNPIWMNRVGTVDWRALYRSVLYDLTITGSPVAVPSMSVTPGGSILEAEDARVDSAPVRRAVAGFTGVGYRDFAGSQGRRWIEWTYDAPTAGHYLLEFRYAMRRDEIEPAALILNGAPAGAVVLWPTGSLESWAWDRVIVNLHAGPNTIRLNPPLGPNIDHLNILCLR; from the coding sequence ATGCCCCCACTCGCCCGCCTCGTCGTACTCGCGCTTGTCTGCACATTCGCGCTCGCGCCCGCCTTCGCGCGGCCTGTTCACCTGGCGTTTGATCCGCAAGATGAACCGGTTGGCTTCGCGGCCCGCGAGCTCGAATCGGCGCTCATCCGCCGGGGTTTTGAACCGCATCGGCTGGACCTGACGGCCAGCCTGCTGCCCAGCGATGCCGACGCAATCGTGCTGGCCTCCGCCGATTCGCCGCTGGTCCGCGCCGCCGTCGCCGCCCAAGCGATCGCGCCGCCAGGTGACCTGCGCGCAGAAGGCTTCAGCCTCCGGATCGCGCGGCATGAGCCTCGTCGGACCTGGATCATCGCGCCGGACAGCGCCGGTTTGATGTACGGCGGACTGGAGACGGCCGAACTCATCCGCACGCGCGGGCTCGAGGCGATCACGGACCGCGACAGCAACCCGCACTTCGCGGAACGCGGCGTAAAGTTCAACCTGCCGCTCGATGCTCGCACGCCCAGCTACACCGACGCGTCCGATTCGGCGCAGCAGAATATCGCGACGGTTTGGGACCTGGGATTCTGGCACGACTTCATCGACCGCCTCGCCCGCGACCGCTACAATTTGATCTCGCTCTGGAATCTGCACCCGTTCCCGTCTCTCGTCCGCGTGCCAGAGTATCCCGACGTCGCGCTTGCTGACGTCCAGCGCTCCACGGCGAAGTGGGACGAGTTTTACTCCACCTGGGCCGTGGGGCTCGATGCGCCGGAGATCCTTGATCACGTCGAAACGCTGAAGCGAATGACGATCGAGGAAAAAATCGCGTTCTGGCGCGAGGTCATGCGCTACGGCCGGTCGCGCAACGTGAAGTTTTATCTGATCACGTGGAATGTCTTTCTGAACGGCACGGGCGCGGGGGCACGGCCGCCCTCGGCCGCTCCTGATTCGGGCGTTTCTCCCGCCAGTCGCTACGGCTTCACCACCGCCTTGGACAATGCCGCGACGATCGACTACTTCCGCCGCAGCGTGCGCGAGCTGCTCCTCACGTATCCGGATCTCGCCGGCATCGGGCTTACCACCGGCGAAAACATGCTCGATGCGACGCCCGCGCAGAAGGAGCAGTGGGCGTTCCGCACCTACGGCCAGGGCGTGCTCGATGCACTCGCCGTCCAGCCGGACCGCCGGATCACGTTTATTCACCGGCAGCACGAAGCCGCGGCCCGCGAGATCGCGCAAACGTTCGCGCCCCTGATCGCGCATCAAGGGGTCGATTTCGTCTACAGCTTCAAATACGCCGAAGCCCACGCGCTCAGCTCGACGCGCCAGAATTTCCATGAGCGGTTTCTCGCGGATATCGGTGACCAGCCCGTGCTGTGGACGCTGCGGAACGACGACGCGTACGTGTTCCGCTGGGGCGCCCCGGATTTCGTGCGCGAGTTCATCCAGAACATGCCGGGCACGCCGACGCGCGGATTCTACTACGGCTCCGATCAATGGATCTGGGGACGCGAGTTTCTCGACGTGAACCGCGCGTCGGACGCACCGCGACCGCTCGAGATCGAGAAGCATTGGTATCACTGGCTGCTCTGGGGCCGGCTCGGCTACGATCCGGCGCTGCCGAACGAGCGGCTGATCGCACTGCTCGCGGAACAGTTTCCCAGCGTCGACGCCGCGAAGCTCTTCGCCGCGTGGCAGGACGCATCGATGATCTATCCATTGACGACGGGATTCCATTGGGGCCGGTTCGATTTCCAGTGGTATATCGAAGCCGCGCGGAGCCGGCCCGAGCCCGCGCAAACGCCGACCGGCTTCCACGACATCAACCGGTTCATCTCGCTGCCGCCCCACCCGACCACCGGCAACGTGTCGATTCCCGACTACGTCGACGCGATTACCCACGGACGGGAAATTGGCGGCATCACGCCCTTGCAGGTGGCGGATCAACTCAACGCCCACGCCGCGCGCGCTCTCGCTCTCGTCGACGAAATTTCTGCCATCGGCGATTCCACGCTGCAGGTGACGCTCGACGACATCCGCTCGATGGCGCACCTCGGTGGCTACTATGCGCACAAGATCCGCGCCGCGACCGAGCTCGCGTTATCGCGCGCCAAGCCCACGCCCGATCAGCACGCGACGATCGCGCGCGAGCTGAACCAAGCCGCGTTTCACTGGCGCAACTTCGCATCGCTCGCACTGGCGCACTACCGGAATCCGATTTGGATGAACCGCGTCGGCACCGTCGACTGGCGCGCGCTCTATCGCAGCGTGCTCTACGATCTGACCATCACCGGTTCACCCGTCGCCGTGCCTTCGATGTCCGTAACGCCCGGCGGCTCGATCCTCGAAGCCGAAGACGCCCGCGTCGATAGCGCTCCCGTGCGCCGCGCCGTCGCCGGATTCACCGGCGTCGGTTACCGTGACTTCGCCGGCTCGCAAGGCCGCCGCTGGATCGAGTGGACCTACGACGCGCCGACCGCCGGCCACTACCTTCTGGAGTTTCGCTACGCCATGCGCCGCGATGAAATCGAACCTGCAGCGCTGATTCTGAACGGCGCACCCGCCGGCGCGGTCGTGCTCTGGCCAACCGGCAGTCTCGAGTCGTGGGCGTGGGACCGCGTCATCGTGAACCTGCACGCCGGTCCGAACACGATCCGGCTAAATCCGCCGCTCGGTCCGAACATCGATCACCTCAATATTCTTTGCCTAAGGTAG
- a CDS encoding nuclear transport factor 2 family protein: MKTTLRLLSFLAAGLALVSAGRTFAATTPDPVIAAVTAADAERQAAFVAGDRAQLDAILSDSLRYAHSNGKIDTKATLIESIVSGRSDYESFDYREREFVPAGPGVVLMPGRVVVGLRTAGGPMTLDLNFLGVWREENGKWRFFAWQSSKNPPEPAK, translated from the coding sequence ATGAAAACCACGCTGCGTTTGCTTTCGTTCCTCGCTGCCGGGCTCGCGCTGGTTTCCGCCGGGCGCACCTTCGCCGCCACGACGCCGGACCCGGTGATCGCGGCGGTCACGGCAGCGGACGCGGAGCGGCAGGCGGCGTTCGTTGCCGGCGACCGAGCGCAGCTCGACGCAATCCTGTCGGACAGCCTCCGCTATGCGCACTCGAACGGAAAGATCGACACGAAGGCGACGCTCATCGAATCGATCGTTTCGGGGCGATCGGACTACGAGAGCTTCGACTATCGCGAACGCGAGTTCGTGCCTGCCGGCCCAGGCGTGGTGTTGATGCCGGGACGCGTGGTGGTCGGGCTGCGCACGGCCGGTGGACCGATGACGCTCGATCTGAATTTTCTCGGCGTCTGGCGCGAGGAGAATGGGAAATGGCGATTCTTCGCGTGGCAGTCGTCGAAGAATCCGCCGGAGCCGGCGAAGTGA
- a CDS encoding alpha/beta hydrolase, with protein sequence MNPRTLLPFAGFAWLVSAALAAEPITIPLWPDQPPGETAPLPPEVDVTTPADRKPAGRPVIRISNVSTPTLTVYKPDPAKDTGAAVLVCPGGGYVRLAMDIEGTEVCDWLNSIGVTGVLLKYRVPRREGMPQHLPPGQDAQRAMGVLRQRAAEFGIDPHRIGIIGFSAGAHVAAVLSAHQDARLYPAIDAADALSCRPDFALLIYPGYFTARDHQVGIAPEVAVTAGKTPPTFLAMAEDDPVHVENALFYYLALKQANVSAEMHLYPTGGHGFGLRRTDQLITSWPDRAADWLRASGWLNP encoded by the coding sequence ATGAACCCCCGCACCCTGCTCCCATTCGCCGGCTTCGCCTGGCTCGTCAGCGCCGCGCTGGCCGCTGAGCCCATCACGATTCCGCTGTGGCCGGACCAGCCTCCCGGCGAGACCGCGCCGCTTCCACCGGAAGTCGATGTGACCACTCCCGCCGACCGCAAACCCGCCGGCCGGCCCGTGATCAGGATCAGCAACGTGTCCACGCCGACGCTCACCGTTTACAAACCGGATCCGGCAAAGGACACCGGCGCGGCCGTGCTCGTGTGTCCCGGCGGCGGGTACGTGCGGCTCGCGATGGACATCGAGGGCACGGAGGTCTGCGACTGGTTGAACTCGATCGGCGTGACCGGCGTCCTCTTGAAATATCGCGTGCCCCGCCGCGAAGGCATGCCGCAACACCTTCCGCCCGGGCAGGACGCGCAGCGCGCGATGGGAGTGCTGCGTCAACGCGCCGCCGAATTCGGAATCGATCCGCATCGCATCGGCATCATCGGGTTCTCCGCGGGCGCACACGTCGCGGCCGTGTTGAGCGCGCATCAGGACGCGCGATTGTATCCCGCCATCGACGCCGCTGACGCGCTGAGCTGCCGGCCCGATTTCGCGCTGCTGATTTATCCGGGCTATTTCACCGCCCGCGACCATCAGGTCGGCATCGCGCCCGAGGTGGCCGTCACCGCCGGGAAAACGCCGCCGACCTTCCTGGCGATGGCCGAAGACGATCCGGTGCACGTAGAGAACGCTCTCTTCTACTATCTCGCCCTGAAGCAGGCGAACGTTTCCGCCGAGATGCACCTCTATCCAACCGGAGGCCACGGTTTCGGGCTCCGTCGCACCGATCAACTCATCACCTCCTGGCCCGATCGCGCGGCCGATTGGCTGCGCGCCTCCGGCTGGCTGAACCCCTAG
- a CDS encoding ThuA domain-containing protein: MKTLCAFLLLSIAAVSASAAPIKALIIDGQNNHEWQVTTPHLKSILEQTGLFHVDVATTPPKGGDLSGFRPTFSDYGLVISNYMGDAWPAATQAAFVDYVRGGGGFVVVHSADNAFPAWKDYNAICGLGGWEGRNEQWGPYVYWDGTKIVRDPSPGPGGSHGNVHAFQVVIREPDHPITHGLPTTWMHAADELYNRLRGPAENLTVLATAYDDPANRGSGRHEPILFTVTYGQGRIFHTPLGHVRKGDLTAMRCVGFIVTLQRGAEWAATGRVTQALPADFPQAETVSLR; encoded by the coding sequence ATGAAAACCCTCTGCGCCTTTCTGCTTCTCTCGATCGCCGCCGTCAGCGCCTCCGCAGCGCCGATCAAGGCGCTCATCATCGACGGCCAGAACAACCACGAGTGGCAGGTCACCACGCCACACCTGAAATCGATCCTCGAGCAAACCGGGCTCTTCCACGTCGACGTTGCGACGACGCCGCCGAAGGGCGGTGATCTCAGCGGATTTCGGCCGACGTTTTCCGACTACGGTCTCGTGATTTCAAACTACATGGGTGACGCGTGGCCCGCGGCCACGCAGGCGGCTTTCGTCGACTATGTGCGCGGCGGCGGCGGATTTGTTGTCGTCCACTCGGCCGACAATGCGTTTCCCGCATGGAAGGACTACAATGCGATCTGCGGGCTCGGTGGCTGGGAAGGCCGCAATGAGCAATGGGGCCCGTATGTGTATTGGGACGGCACCAAGATCGTCCGCGATCCGTCTCCGGGCCCCGGCGGTAGTCACGGCAACGTCCACGCGTTTCAGGTCGTGATCCGCGAGCCGGATCATCCGATCACGCACGGGCTGCCAACGACGTGGATGCACGCCGCCGACGAACTCTACAACCGGCTGCGTGGCCCGGCCGAAAATCTGACCGTGCTGGCCACCGCTTACGACGATCCCGCCAACCGCGGTTCCGGCCGGCATGAGCCGATCCTCTTCACCGTCACCTACGGCCAAGGCCGGATTTTTCACACCCCACTGGGTCACGTCCGCAAGGGTGACCTGACGGCGATGCGCTGCGTCGGGTTCATCGTCACGCTGCAACGCGGTGCCGAGTGGGCTGCGACCGGCCGGGTGACCCAAGCCCTCCCCGCGGACTTCCCGCAAGCCGAGACAGTTTCGCTCCGCTAA
- a CDS encoding TolB family protein: MHPFPTRLAAGVLLLTAPLFARAEPQPGQSPADHLPPHIRHLTQFGERADWSHDSKKILFLSKTFGDAMELDLATGAIRNLTQHYPHYGYTRALYLANGDILLAGPLAYDLKDVNHARRNCYLFVLDKSGRKPPVPLGIRCNEGPAVSRQRLHFAWPEWIDPKPGEGNLSTSTMVEADLVYTDGVPAIANKRLILDGKDLPFRATMETQNYRPPEEKELIFSTYTDGGQKCDVYGIELATRKLTAYTNSPDIYDEPEGIFPDGRHTLVECDSQNKRGPGSIDLWKLALDGTGTYTRLTHFSDYAGYKASNGVVSDDGRHVAFQMGKAGEAAGIGHGIFVLDLTVAE; encoded by the coding sequence ATGCACCCCTTCCCCACCCGCCTCGCCGCTGGCGTGCTTCTCCTGACCGCGCCGCTGTTCGCCCGCGCTGAGCCTCAGCCCGGCCAGAGTCCCGCCGATCATCTGCCGCCGCACATCCGCCATCTGACGCAGTTCGGCGAACGCGCCGACTGGTCGCACGACAGCAAAAAGATTTTGTTCCTCAGCAAAACCTTCGGCGACGCGATGGAACTGGACCTCGCGACCGGCGCGATCCGCAATCTCACGCAGCACTATCCGCATTACGGCTACACCCGCGCGCTCTATCTCGCTAACGGCGACATCCTGCTCGCCGGTCCGCTCGCCTACGACCTGAAGGACGTCAATCACGCGCGTCGCAACTGCTACCTCTTCGTGCTGGACAAGAGCGGCCGCAAGCCGCCGGTGCCGCTCGGCATCCGCTGCAACGAAGGTCCGGCGGTTTCGCGCCAGCGGCTGCATTTCGCCTGGCCGGAGTGGATCGATCCGAAGCCCGGCGAGGGCAACCTGTCGACGTCCACGATGGTGGAGGCCGATCTCGTCTACACCGACGGCGTGCCCGCGATCGCCAACAAGCGGCTGATCCTCGACGGCAAGGACCTGCCGTTCCGCGCGACCATGGAGACCCAGAACTACCGTCCGCCCGAGGAAAAGGAGCTGATCTTCAGCACCTACACCGACGGAGGACAGAAATGCGACGTCTACGGCATCGAGCTCGCAACGCGGAAACTCACCGCTTACACGAACTCGCCTGACATCTACGACGAACCCGAGGGCATTTTCCCGGACGGCCGCCACACGCTCGTGGAGTGCGACTCGCAGAACAAGCGCGGACCGGGCAGCATCGACCTCTGGAAACTGGCGCTCGACGGCACCGGCACCTACACGCGGTTGACACATTTCAGCGACTACGCCGGCTACAAAGCCTCGAACGGCGTGGTGAGCGACGACGGCCGCCACGTGGCCTTCCAGATGGGCAAAGCCGGCGAAGCCGCCGGCATCGGCCACGGCATCTTCGTCCTCGATCTCACCGTCGCCGAGTAG
- a CDS encoding Dabb family protein, whose translation MMKKLMMIAIATGALMLGATTFAAETAPKSVIHVVTVAWKEGTTPEQIKAALDGAKALPAQFKGITRVWTKPLKIQNAPGAEVKKDQVIVMEFASEQALKDYDGSDAQKAWYKAYTPIRRQSTTFDITNE comes from the coding sequence ATGATGAAAAAGCTGATGATGATCGCCATCGCCACCGGCGCCCTGATGCTCGGTGCGACCACCTTCGCGGCGGAGACCGCGCCGAAATCCGTGATCCACGTCGTGACGGTCGCCTGGAAGGAAGGCACCACGCCGGAGCAGATCAAAGCCGCACTGGACGGCGCGAAGGCGCTGCCGGCCCAGTTCAAGGGCATCACCCGCGTCTGGACCAAGCCGTTGAAGATCCAGAATGCGCCGGGCGCCGAAGTGAAAAAGGATCAGGTGATCGTGATGGAGTTCGCCAGCGAGCAGGCGCTGAAAGACTACGATGGCAGCGACGCGCAGAAGGCGTGGTACAAGGCCTACACGCCGATTCGCCGGCAGAGCACGACGTTCGACATCACCAACGAATAA
- a CDS encoding glucoamylase family protein, with the protein MAASPNDFTKDRAPIDADTALLEDLERRAVQFFIEQSDPVTGLTFDRAPANGESMSEYPASIAATGFALSAWCIADARGWLPPGEAVTRARTTLKFVLENVEHERGWIYHFIHASSGGRMWHSEASTIDTALFLSGALTAREYFSDAAVQMLVDALYARIDWHWALNGGDTLSHGWKPESGFIPWRWDRYSELMGLYLLGIGAPVNALPASSWRAWKREPITTYAGRTFVDGGPLFTHQYAHAWFDFRDRHDGLLDYWQNSVEATLAQRDWFAQQAERFPAWSLGLWGLTASDSAAGYVAWGGPGSFAPEAVDGTVVPCAPAGSLPFAPRECLTALRRMREVGGEKVWRRYGFVDAFNPHTGWTSGDVIGIDVGITLLMAENLRSGLIWKIFMEADEVRRGLRLAGFKTAEPQWAADRVAQTE; encoded by the coding sequence ATGGCGGCTTCGCCCAACGATTTCACCAAGGACCGCGCCCCGATCGATGCCGACACCGCCTTGCTCGAGGACCTCGAGCGGCGGGCGGTCCAGTTTTTCATCGAGCAGAGCGATCCGGTCACCGGGTTGACCTTCGATCGCGCGCCGGCGAACGGCGAGAGCATGTCGGAGTATCCGGCCAGCATCGCGGCGACGGGTTTCGCGCTGTCGGCCTGGTGCATCGCGGACGCGCGCGGCTGGCTGCCGCCGGGAGAAGCGGTGACGCGCGCGCGGACGACGTTGAAATTCGTGCTAGAGAACGTGGAGCACGAGCGCGGCTGGATCTACCATTTCATCCACGCGAGTTCGGGCGGACGCATGTGGCACAGCGAGGCGTCGACGATCGACACGGCGCTTTTTCTGTCGGGCGCTTTGACCGCGCGGGAATACTTCAGCGATGCGGCCGTGCAGATGCTCGTCGACGCGCTGTATGCGCGGATCGACTGGCACTGGGCGCTCAATGGCGGCGACACGCTGTCGCACGGTTGGAAGCCGGAGAGCGGCTTCATCCCCTGGCGCTGGGATCGCTATTCGGAGTTGATGGGCCTTTACCTGCTCGGCATCGGCGCGCCGGTGAACGCGCTGCCGGCGAGCAGCTGGCGGGCGTGGAAACGCGAACCGATCACGACGTATGCCGGCCGGACGTTCGTGGACGGCGGGCCGCTTTTCACGCATCAATACGCGCACGCGTGGTTCGATTTTCGCGACCGGCACGATGGGCTGCTCGACTACTGGCAGAACTCGGTCGAGGCCACGCTGGCGCAGCGCGACTGGTTCGCGCAGCAGGCGGAGCGGTTTCCGGCGTGGTCGCTGGGCCTGTGGGGACTGACCGCGTCGGACAGCGCTGCGGGCTACGTGGCGTGGGGCGGGCCGGGGAGTTTCGCACCGGAAGCAGTGGACGGAACGGTGGTCCCCTGCGCGCCGGCGGGTTCGCTGCCCTTTGCGCCGCGTGAGTGCCTCACGGCGCTACGCCGAATGCGCGAAGTCGGCGGCGAGAAGGTGTGGCGCCGCTACGGATTCGTGGACGCGTTCAATCCGCACACCGGCTGGACGTCCGGCGATGTCATCGGCATCGATGTCGGCATCACGCTGTTGATGGCCGAGAACCTCCGCTCGGGGCTCATCTGGAAAATTTTCATGGAAGCCGATGAGGTTCGGCGGGGGTTGCGGCTGGCGGGTTTCAAGACGGCGGAGCCGCAGTGGGCCGCGGACCGGGTGGCGCAAACTGAGTGA
- a CDS encoding nucleoside deaminase, with protein MTPETYMREAIQLADDGMRADRGGPFGCVIVRRGEIVARGQNRVTSTNDPTAHAEVTAIREAAQRLGTFQLGDCELYTSCEPCPMCLSAIYWARIPTVYYANTRKDAAAIGFDDDFIYQQIPLPPEQRTVKMLPLLHDAAQSTFQAWAVKPDKVRY; from the coding sequence ATGACTCCCGAGACTTACATGCGCGAAGCGATCCAGCTGGCCGACGACGGCATGCGGGCCGACCGCGGCGGCCCCTTTGGCTGCGTCATCGTGCGCCGCGGTGAGATCGTGGCGCGAGGTCAGAATCGCGTCACCTCGACCAACGATCCCACCGCGCACGCGGAAGTCACCGCGATCCGCGAGGCGGCGCAGCGGCTCGGCACGTTTCAGCTCGGCGATTGCGAGCTCTACACCAGTTGCGAGCCGTGTCCGATGTGTTTGTCCGCGATCTATTGGGCCCGCATTCCGACGGTCTATTACGCCAACACGCGAAAGGACGCGGCGGCGATCGGGTTCGACGACGATTTTATCTACCAGCAGATCCCGCTGCCGCCGGAGCAGCGCACGGTGAAGATGCTCCCGCTGCTGCACGACGCGGCCCAGAGCACGTTTCAGGCGTGGGCCGTTAAACCGGACAAGGTGCGGTATTAA
- a CDS encoding ClpP family protease — protein MHFDNLQPGLSAPVPRLDDDDDDDEHEEAAPKARALVGAMIQKKFLRQRKIFLWGAVTDETAKDMTEKLLYLEAVDPGKEITFYINSPGGSITAGMAVFDTMRLITSPITVIVTGMAASMGSILLCGAPKGRRLLYPHARVLIHQPLISGRMVGPATDINIQAKEMEKIRAELNQILADSSGQPIERINQDTDRDFYLNAKEAIAYGLADRIVDKI, from the coding sequence ATGCATTTCGACAATCTTCAGCCCGGCCTGTCCGCTCCCGTCCCCCGGCTCGACGATGACGATGATGACGACGAACACGAGGAAGCCGCTCCCAAGGCACGCGCGCTCGTGGGCGCGATGATCCAGAAGAAATTCCTGCGGCAGCGGAAAATTTTCCTGTGGGGCGCGGTCACCGATGAGACCGCGAAAGACATGACCGAGAAGCTCCTCTACCTCGAGGCGGTCGACCCGGGCAAGGAGATCACTTTCTACATCAACTCGCCGGGCGGTTCGATCACCGCCGGCATGGCGGTGTTCGACACGATGCGGCTGATCACCTCGCCGATCACGGTGATCGTCACCGGCATGGCGGCGTCGATGGGCTCGATCCTGCTCTGCGGCGCACCGAAGGGCCGGCGGCTCCTCTACCCGCACGCCCGCGTGCTGATTCACCAGCCGTTGATCTCGGGCCGCATGGTGGGCCCCGCCACCGACATCAACATTCAGGCGAAGGAAATGGAAAAAATCCGCGCTGAGCTGAACCAGATCCTCGCCGATTCCTCCGGCCAGCCGATCGAACGGATCAATCAGGACACTGATCGCGATTTTTACCTGAACGCGAAGGAAGCGATCGCCTACGGCCTCGCGGATCGGATCGTCGACAAGATCTGA
- a CDS encoding TIGR03790 family protein, translated as MRWFPRLCTLLALLGATAVRGDELAARVVLLANSEDRDSVRVAEHYAEVRGVPRENIVTLPMPLSETISWAEFVRTIWEPLAVELMRARWIDAIPMRLTDAVGRTKRAVSGHRIAYLVVCRGVPLRIAHDPALYEPVLPFTNNSIFRTNAGAVDSELGLLANPGYAINAFVPNALHRNDAPSAFERAAVIKVSRLDGPTVDDALGLVDRAVAAEQTGLLGRAYVDLGGNHPDGDRWLESVVRQLREAGFDLDVDRTPSTLRATARFDAPVLYFGWYAGAVNGPFKLPGFRFPPGAIALHIHSYSAQTLRSAEANWCGPLIARGVTATVGNVFEPYLQLTHRPDLLLRALLRGDTFGDAACYSQPVLSWQAIAIGDPLFRPFARAATDSEPGEVPSQRLAGYAVVREMLALEAAKRPDEALVLARRTQRDQPSFAVGLALAQRLKAAGDESGAADAVGFVPLLDSYRSDEWALAREAANLLRGAGRAPAAIEVFDRLLRSPGMPAGVKSAWLPDAIAAADAAKDLQRAENWRQELRTLEPRRAESAGSPPRQSRPGGRDARVPNGGAAAAEPATPAVRDVEGQRSD; from the coding sequence TTGCGCTGGTTTCCCCGACTTTGCACTCTGCTCGCGTTGCTGGGCGCGACCGCGGTTCGCGGTGACGAGCTGGCGGCGCGCGTCGTGCTGCTGGCCAACAGCGAGGATCGCGATTCCGTGCGCGTGGCCGAGCACTACGCCGAAGTCCGCGGCGTGCCGCGCGAGAACATCGTCACGCTGCCGATGCCGCTTTCCGAGACGATCAGCTGGGCGGAATTTGTCCGGACGATCTGGGAGCCGCTCGCGGTGGAACTCATGCGGGCGCGATGGATCGACGCGATTCCGATGCGGCTGACGGATGCGGTCGGCCGGACGAAGCGGGCGGTCTCCGGCCATCGCATCGCTTACCTCGTGGTCTGCCGCGGGGTGCCGCTGCGGATCGCGCACGACCCGGCATTGTATGAACCGGTACTGCCGTTCACCAACAACTCGATTTTTCGCACGAATGCCGGCGCCGTCGACTCGGAACTCGGCCTGCTGGCGAATCCCGGTTACGCGATCAACGCCTTCGTGCCGAATGCCCTTCACCGCAACGATGCACCGTCGGCCTTCGAGCGCGCGGCTGTGATCAAAGTGTCGCGGCTCGATGGGCCGACGGTGGACGACGCGTTAGGCCTGGTTGATCGTGCCGTCGCGGCGGAACAAACCGGACTGCTCGGCCGCGCCTATGTCGACCTGGGCGGCAACCATCCGGACGGCGATCGGTGGCTCGAGTCGGTAGTGCGGCAGCTGCGCGAGGCCGGTTTCGATCTCGATGTCGATCGCACTCCGTCGACCCTCCGCGCGACCGCGCGGTTCGACGCGCCGGTGTTGTATTTTGGCTGGTATGCCGGCGCGGTGAACGGGCCCTTCAAGTTGCCCGGCTTCCGTTTTCCGCCGGGCGCGATCGCGTTGCACATCCACAGCTACTCGGCCCAGACGTTGCGCTCGGCGGAGGCGAACTGGTGCGGGCCGCTGATCGCCCGCGGCGTGACGGCGACGGTCGGGAATGTTTTCGAACCGTATCTGCAACTCACGCACCGGCCGGATCTGTTGCTGCGCGCGCTGCTACGCGGAGACACTTTCGGCGATGCCGCCTGCTACTCGCAGCCCGTGTTGAGCTGGCAGGCGATCGCGATCGGCGATCCCTTGTTTCGGCCATTCGCGCGTGCGGCGACGGACAGCGAACCGGGCGAAGTCCCATCTCAGCGGCTTGCAGGTTACGCGGTCGTGCGCGAGATGCTGGCGCTGGAAGCTGCGAAACGGCCGGACGAGGCGCTGGTGCTCGCGCGGCGCACGCAGCGCGATCAACCAAGCTTCGCGGTCGGCCTGGCGCTCGCGCAGCGGTTGAAAGCCGCGGGCGACGAGAGCGGCGCAGCCGACGCGGTGGGGTTCGTGCCGTTGCTGGACAGCTATCGCAGCGATGAGTGGGCGCTCGCCCGCGAAGCGGCGAACCTGCTGCGGGGTGCCGGTCGCGCGCCCGCCGCAATCGAGGTGTTCGACCGACTCCTGCGTTCGCCCGGCATGCCGGCGGGCGTGAAGAGCGCCTGGCTGCCGGACGCGATCGCGGCGGCGGATGCCGCGAAGGACCTGCAGCGTGCGGAGAACTGGCGGCAGGAGCTGCGAACGTTGGAGCCGCGCCGCGCGGAAAGCGCCGGCTCGCCGCCGCGGCAGTCGCGTCCGGGTGGGCGGGACGCCCGCGTTCCCAACGGCGGGGCCGCGGCAGCAGAGCCGGCTACCCCGGCGGTCCGCGATGTGGAGGGCCAACGATCCGATTAG